In one window of Arachis ipaensis cultivar K30076 chromosome B06, Araip1.1, whole genome shotgun sequence DNA:
- the LOC107605525 gene encoding probable carboxylesterase 15, whose product MGSLPNIVEDCMGFLKLYSDGSIFRSNDIKFHETPIEDDTVSFKDCLYDKKFNLFLRLYKPQSNNNVVRNSKLPVVMFFRGGGFCFGSRTWPHVHNCCMRLASGLKAVVVTPDYRLAPEHRLPAAVEDAVEAVRWLQKQALSVCGDAWLSNGDVDFDRVFIVGDSSGGNIAHHLAVRFRPGSKEIKPIRVRGYVLLAPFFGGVVRTKSEEGPSEHMLTLDLLDRFWRLSLPVGENRDHPFANPFGVCGNNLRELKLDPMLVMVGGNELLKDRAQDYANKLKESGKNIEYVEFEGCQHGFFTHHSYSQVANQVIQILTRFMFQLN is encoded by the exons atGGGTTCTCTTCCGAACATAGTAGAGGACTGCATGGGGTTCCTCAAACTCTACAGTGACGGTTCCATTTTTCGATCCAACGACATTAAATTCCACGAAACTCCAATCGAAGACGACACCGTTTCATTTAAAGACTGTCTTTACGACAAAAAGTTTAACCTCTTTCTCCGCCTCTACAAGCCTCAGTCCAACAACAACGTTGTTAGAAATTCGAAGCTGCCTGTGGTGATGTTCTTCCGAGGTGGAGGCTTCTGTTTTGGGTCACGCACGTGGCCGCACGTGCACAACTGCTGCATGCGCCTCGCATCGGGGCTAAAGGCGGTGGTGGTCACGCCGGATTACAGGCTGGCGCCGGAGCACCGGCTACCTGCGGCGGTGGAGGACGCCGTGGAGGCGGTGAGGTGGCTGCAAAAGCAGGCCCTGAGTGTTTGTGGCGATGCATGGCTGAGTAACGGTGACGTTGACTTTGACCGCGTTTTTATAGTGGGTGACTCGAGTGGCGGGAACATTGCGCACCACCTAGCGGTTCGGTTCAGACCCGGTTCGAAGGAGATTAAACCGATTCGAGTACGAGGTTACGTGCTGTTGGCGCCATTTTTTGGCGGGGTTGTTCGGACCAAGTCCGAGGAGGGTCCATCGGAGCACATGCTCACTCTTGACTTACTTGACAG ATTTTGGAGGCTTTCGCTGCCTGTTGGAGAGAACAGAGACCATCCATTTGCAAATCCATTTGGAGTTTGTGGAAATAATCTTAGAGAATTGAAGCTTGATCCTATGCTTGTTATGGTTGGTGGTAATGAATTGCTTAAGGATAGGGCACAAGATTATGCAAACAAGTTAAAAGAATCCGGGAAGAACATTGAATATGTTGAGTTTGAAGGGTGCCAACATGGTTTTTTCACTCATCATTCGTACTCTCAAGTGGCAAATCAAGTCATCCAAATCCTTACAAGATTCATGTTTCAACTCAATTAA
- the LOC107605526 gene encoding D-lactate dehydrogenase [cytochrome], mitochondrial has translation MQFLVLNVIFVSFGGKGSTQYAVKGSHKEFPQELLHELKLICQDNLSLDYDERYHHGKPQNSFHKAVNIPDVIVYPRSEEEVSKIVKSCNDYKVPIVPYGGATSIEGHTLSPHGGVCIDMSLMKRVKALHVDDMDVIVEPGIGWMELNEYLEPYGLFFPLDPGPGASIGGMCATRCSGSLAVRYGTMRDNVISLKVVLANGDIVKTASRARKSAAGYDLTRLVIGSEGTLGVVTEVTLRLQKIPQHSVVAMCNFPSVKDAADVAIATMMSGIQVSRVELLDEVQVKAINVANGKNFPECPTLMFEFIGTEAYAREQTQIVRGIVSKHNGSDFVFAEEPEAKKELWKVRKEALWACFAMEPNMEAMISDVCVPLSHLADLISRSKKELDASPLVCTVIAHAGDGNFHTVILFDPSREEHRKEAERLNSFMVHAALSLEGTCTGEHGVGTGKMKYLEEELGVEALRTMKKIKQVLDPNNIMNPGKLIPPHVCL, from the exons ATGCAATTTCTTGTACTGAATGTTATATTTGTTAGCTTTGGGGGCAAAGGTAGCACCCAGTATGCCGTTAAGGGATCACACAAAGAATTTCCGCAGGAGCTTCTCCACGAATTGAAACTCATCTGTCAG GATAACTTATCACTTGATTATGATGAAAGATACCACCATGGAAAACCACAAAACAGCTTTCATAAGGCTGTTAATATCCCAGATGTTATCGTTTATCCAAG ATCTGAAGAAGAAGTTTCCAAGATTGTAAAATCATGTAACGACTATAAG GTTCCTATTGTACCTTATGGTGGAGCTACATCAATTGAGGGTCACACCTTATCGCCTCACGGAGGGGTTTGCATTGACATGTCATTAATGAAA AGAGTGAAGGCATTACATGTTGATGACATGGATGTCATTGTTGAGCCTGGAATTGGATGGATGGAACTTAATGAGTATTTGGAACCTTATGGTCTATTTTTTCCACTTGATCCAG GTCCTGGTGCAAGCATTGGAGGCATGTGTGCTACACGCTGCTCTGGGTCTTTAGCTGTGAG ATATGGAACTATGCGTGATAATGTGATCAGTCTCAAG GTAGTTCTTGCCAATGGAGATATTGTGAAGACTGCATCTCGTGCTAGAAAGAGTGCTGCAGG GTATGACCTGACCCGTTTGGTGATTGGAAGTGAAGGAACACTTGGTGTTGTTACAGAAGTAACACTAAGACTTCAGAAAATTCCCCAGCATTCAGTG GTTGCCATGTGCAATTTCCCTTCTGTTAAGGATGCAGCAGATGTTGCTATTGCCACTATGATGTCTGGTATACAG GTGTCAAGAGTTGAGTTATTGGATGAAGTTCAGGTGAAAGCCATCAATGTTGCTAATGGGAAGAATTTCCCTGAATGTCCAACGTTAATGTTTGAATTTATAGGAACAG aggcatatgcacgtgagcAAACACAAATTGTTCGGGGAATTGTTTCTAAGCACAATGGATCGGACTTTGTATTCGCGGAAGAACCTGAAGCTAAAAAAGAACTTTGGAAG GTAAGGAAGGAGGCACTTTGGGCTTGTTTTGCAATGGAACCTAATATGGAGGCAATGATTTCG GATGTATGTGTTCCCTTATCTCACCTTGCTGATTTAATTTCAAGGTCTAAAAAGGAGTTGGATGCATCACCACTGGTTTG CACGGTAATTGCTCATGCTGGGGACGGTAATTTCCACACGGTAATTCTCTTTGACCCTAGCCGAGAAGAACATCGGAAGGAGGCAGAGAGACTCAACAGCTTTATGGTTCATGCTGCTTTGTCATTGGAAG GAACTTGTACCGGTGAACATGGTGTTGGAACTGGGAAAATGAAG TACCTTGAAGAAGAACTGGGAGTGGAAGCATTAAGGACaatgaagaaaataaaacaaGTGTTAGATCCCAACAATATCATGAATCCCGGAAAGCTCATCCCTCCCCATGTTTGCTTGTAA
- the LOC107605527 gene encoding D-lactate dehydrogenase [cytochrome], mitochondrial-like → MSNFSSWFSRLRSSSNYFYRTIHNITTHSNATNVLTSHRPRMTWTGSVLPLAVAVCGASFALHPHFNPSLCDASVPSDAINNSFGGKGSTQYAVKGSHKEFPQELLHELKLICQDNLSLDYDERYHHGKPQNSFHKAVNIPDVIVYPR, encoded by the exons ATGTCAAATTTCTCGTCGTGGTTCTCTCGCTTGCGCTCTTCTTCCAACTACTTCTATCGCACTATCCATAATATAACAACTCACTCGAATGCAACCAATGTGCTGACCTCACACCGTCCAAGGATGACGTGGACAGGTTCCGTGCTTCCTCTTGCGGTGGCTGTATGCGGTGCTTCATTTGCGCTTCATCCGCACTTCAATCCTTCCTTGTGTGACGCCTCTGTTCCCTCTGATGCCATTAACAACAG CTTTGGGGGCAAAGGTAGCACCCAGTATGCCGTTAAGGGATCACACAAAGAATTTCCGCAGGAGCTTCTCCACGAATTGAAACTCATCTGTCAG GATAACTTATCACTTGATTATGATGAAAGATACCACCATGGAAAACCACAAAACAGCTTTCATAAGGCTGTTAATATCCCAGATGTTATCGTTTATCCAAGGTGA